From Rhodopseudomonas palustris, a single genomic window includes:
- a CDS encoding SCO family protein, with the protein MSAQAKSIRPLVIVAAFAGSLIVGLVVVLWLLGGLQKISAPATIGGPFRLTDHNGQIVTEQSMKGKPTLIFFGFTRCPDVCPTSLFELSQVLAAMGSDADRINAYFVSVDPERDTPQSMKDYLSSFDPHLKGLVGTPEAIEKIEKGYRVYAKKVPLKDGDYTMDHTALIYLMDKSGNFVAPFNIKRKPEEAAADLKRYL; encoded by the coding sequence ATGTCTGCACAAGCCAAATCCATCCGTCCGCTCGTGATCGTCGCCGCCTTCGCCGGCAGCCTGATTGTCGGTCTCGTGGTCGTGCTGTGGCTGCTCGGTGGCTTGCAGAAGATTTCGGCGCCGGCGACGATCGGCGGCCCATTCCGGCTTACCGATCACAACGGCCAGATCGTCACCGAACAGAGCATGAAGGGTAAGCCGACGCTGATCTTCTTCGGTTTCACCCGCTGCCCCGACGTCTGTCCGACCTCGTTGTTTGAACTGTCGCAGGTACTCGCTGCGATGGGCAGCGACGCCGATCGAATCAACGCCTATTTCGTCTCGGTCGATCCCGAGCGCGACACGCCACAATCGATGAAGGACTATCTGTCGAGTTTCGATCCGCATCTGAAGGGGCTGGTCGGAACGCCGGAGGCCATCGAGAAGATCGAAAAGGGCTATCGGGTCTATGCCAAGAAAGTTCCGCTCAAGGACGGCGATTACACGATGGATCACACCGCGCTGATCTATCTGATGGACAAGTCCGGCAATTTCGTCGCGCCCTTCAACATCAAGCGCAAGCCCGAGGAGGCTGCGGCCGATCTGAAGCGGTATCTGTAG